Genomic DNA from Melopsittacus undulatus isolate bMelUnd1 chromosome 2, bMelUnd1.mat.Z, whole genome shotgun sequence:
ctcagcagcaggagACAAGAGATAAAGCACAGTTTGGACCCAAAAAGTGTATGTTCCTAGATTAGGACTGCCAGGGAGAGGTAAATAGGAGGCATCTACACAAGTAGTTTCTATAAAACATTAGCTCCAGGAAGAATCCATGTTCACAGTTAAAATAactgggaaaagggggaatcCAAGTTATTACAAATACCAGTTACCTGCATATGATAGGCcagaatggaacagaagagcaagCAATTAAACATCAAGTATTGAATTGTAGCTTTTATTATATGAAAGTGAGCACTGGTTCATTTTCCAGTCATGGACGGTTGAACAGTGACAGCAGCCTGACAGTTCCTGGTATGGAATTAGCTCATCCTGTGTCGTGTCCCCTCAGCGAACTGGGTGGAATTCCTCAAAAACCTCTCcaattcttctcttttctgcaaGAGGTGAAGGTGAGAAACCTCAACAGCCTTTGAGACTGATTCTGATGTTTCAGACTGAAGTCTTAAGGGTAAATAACTATCTGCTttggaatggcttgaacctgcccaagagaggggagactgagctgagctctgaggcagaagctcttccctgtgagggtgctgaggcactggcacagggtgcccagagaagctgtggctgccccatccctggcagtgttcaaggccaggttggacacaggggcttggagcagctgctccagtggaaggggtccctgctcatggcaggaggctggagttgaatgagctttaagggcccttcaatccaaactattctgtgatacTATGAAGGCACCAAACCTCTGATTTCTGCTACCAACAGAGAACTATCACCTTCCTGCATAAACTAAATACATCACTCCTTGTACTCGGGGCTCTCCATAGATCCCTGTGAAGAGATCTCACTATtaacacttctttctttccacataTTCCTTCCGACATTCATTGATGTGGATCACAATCCAACAGCCACACTCCCTAAACTGTAACTGTATTAGAAAATAGCCAATTTTCACCAAAATTTACCATCACTGGGCTCAGTGACAACATTTCCTAAAGGTCTGTTCTTCTTCTGAGGCTCTTATCAAAACACCTGAAGAACTAAACACAAGTCATAGagtcacagggaagaacttctgcccaagagctcatctcagtctccccgcgggcaggttcaagccattacccttggcctgtccctacaggcccttgtcccaagcccctctccaggtttcctgcggcccctttaggcactggaagacCTCTTTATATATTATGTTATTCTATATTATacattacatatatttatatctctataaatgtaataatatactatatataatatatagtatTATATATAATAGATATTATGTATAATACactgtatatattatatatgatACATAaagtattatatataatatgttatatataatatgtgttcaagaccaggttggatgaagcctttggtgatatggtttactgtggggtgtccctgcccatgacaggggggttggaactagatgattttgaggtcctttccaatcctaactattctatgattctatatgtagGCCTCCACTTTATAATATTATATAAGGTCTCTAATTTAATCTCATAAAATCCTTAATACTGTTGCAGTTCACACCGTGAACAAGCAGGAAGCAGTCCGCAGTCACTCCACGTTGCTAGATAGGACCAGACCCCAcaagcagccccagcaccaccttTCCACCAAGGCACATTAGGGCAGGCTGAGATCTTCCCGTCAGACCCCAACCTATCCTACCTGCTCCCCTGAAGTCCTCGGGGTGCTGCCTGACGtactccagcagctccctgtccaCCTTGGCGTACATGTACTCCGTGCGCTTAGCCAGGTAGTAGCCAACAAACCAGCCCACGGTGGTGAACAGGATCTGGCGGTGAACTCCTGCACCGGGAAGGGGAAGACCCTGGTCTAAGCCCATCATCCTGGCCCCATATAGGCCCCCATTTCCCCAGCCACCCCCCCCCGCACActtcagccccacacatcccagctcATCCCTCCCCACTGGGCCCCTGTGGATAGGTGCCCATAGCACCCTCACCTGCAGCCCTCCCATGGTCCTGACCGCCCTGCAGAGAGGACCCCCCCTTTGCTCAGGgctccttccccttcctgcccccaTATCCCTCACAGTGACTTCATATCCCCTCCGCACCCCTATGATGCCCTTTCCCAGCTCCCTCTGATTCCAAGCCCTGCTAACAGACCCCCCCCCAAGgctccctccccttctctcccatCCCCACATCCTCAGAGACACCCAAAAGCTCAGagcccccccaccccaagaCCTTCACCTCAGgaccccttctccttcccaatGCCCTCATATCCCACAGTCACTTCAAACCCCAAACGCCCCATCCCTACATCCCCACTGTAACTCCCTCAGCCCCTCACCTCAGagcccccttcccttccttcccatccTTATATCCCTCAGTGTCACCCTAAATCCCACATACCCCCATCCCCTCACCTCAGGGCTCCATCCCCTTCTTTCCTACCCTGATATCCCTCAAGATCACCCCAGATCCCACAGTCTCCATCCCTCAGCACCCTCTATCCCCTTGCTCCTCACTTAAGGGTCGttcccctttctccccaccCCTATATCCCTCAAATCCCAcatatccccatccccacagtaACTCCCTCAGCCCCTCACCTCAGGACTCCCATCCCTATATCCATCAAGATAACCCCAAATCCCACATCCTCCATCCCTCAGGACTGTCtacctccctgctcctcacttAAGGGTGGTTCCCTCTTCTCCCCACCCCTATATCCCTCAAATCCCAcatatccccattcccatccccacagTAACTCCCTCAGCCCCTCACCTCAGAgccccctccccttccttcccaccCCTACATCCCTCAATgtcaccccaaaccccacataCCCCCATCCCCTCATCTCAGGGCTCCATCTCCTTCTTTCCTACCCTGATATCCTTCAAGATCACCCCAAATCCCACAGCCTCCATCCCTCAGGACCCTCTGTCCCTCACTTAAGGGTGGTTCCCCTTTCTCCCCACTCCTATATCCCTCAAACCCCACATATCCCCACCCCACAAAACCTTCCTCAGCCCCTCACACCAGAGCCCCTTTGCCTTCTTCCCACCCCTGTATCCCTCAGTATCACCCCCAATCCTGCACACCCCATCCCCAGCCTCCCCAGTCCCCTCTGCCTCCCATCTCCGTGCCTCAGGGTCCCTcaatcaccccaaaacccacataACCCCTCCAAGAGCACCGTTTACCCCCCAGTCCCTCACTTGAGGGTGGTTCCCTTTTCCCCCCTATATCCCACAGAGTCACCCTAAATCCCACATatccccatcccacatccccacAGTACCTCACTCAGCCCCTCACCTCAGGACCCCCATCCCTATATCCACCCTTATACCCCTCAATgtcaccccaaaccccacataTCCCCATCCCCTCACGGCTCCATCCCCTTCTTTCCTACCCTGATATCCCTCAAGATCACCCCAAATCCCACATCCTCCATCCCTCGGGACCCTCTATCCCCTTGCTCCTCACTTAAGGGTAgttcccccttctccccacccctATATCCCTCAAATCCCACATATCCCCACCCCACAAAACCTTCCTCAGCCCCTCGCATTGAGCCCCTTCGCCTTCTTCCCACCCCTATATCCCTCAAATCCCACATCCCCACAGTAACTCCCTCAGCCCCTCACCTCAGGACTCCCATCCCTATATCCACCCTTATACCCCTCAATgtcaccccaaaccccacataTTCCCATCCCCTCACCTCAGGGCTCCATCTCCTTCTCTCCTCACCTGATATCTCTCAAGATCACCCCAAATCCCACATCCTCCATCCCTCAGGACTGTCTACTCCCTGCTCCTCACTTAAGTGTGGTTCCCCTTTCTCCTCACCCCTATATCCCTCAAATCCCAcatatccccatccccatccccacagtaACTCCCTCAGCCCCTCACCTCAGGCCTCCCATCCCTATATCCACCCTTATACCCCTCAATatcaccccaaaccccacaccctccaccctcaccctcctctacccccatcccccctccatcccctcacAACCCGCCGCCATCTTGCCCTCCCCAACCTCCCCTCAGGGCTGCCCCGTTCCCGGCGCACCGGCTCTGAGGACCGGCCGTTGGTTGAAGCCGTTGTCCAGCAGGGCCGCGAACCACCCGCAGAACCCGAGCCAGGCCGAGATGCGGTTGGCGAtgggcggcggcggcagcgacCGGGCCTCGTCGGGCAGGAACACCATGGCCAAGGTGACCGGGGCGGAGCGGTGCTGCAGCGGAGCCGTCCGCCCGCACCGCAGCCGAGCGCTCGGGTTCCGCGCACGGACAGAGCCGCGTGGGTGAGCCGAAAACACCTGAATCAACCCCAAAATAActcctcccatcccccccccccccccccccccccccccccccccgccccccactCAACACCGTTCTCTCCCTCAAAGCATTTACTGCGGCTCAGGGGTGCGCTGGGTGAAGTGGGTCTGACTGGGACACAACCGGAGGCCAgggctcatggcaggggttggaactggatgagtttaaggtcctttccaacccgaactgttctatgattctatgattcaatgcAAAATCAAACCCGGCTCATTTTCAGAGCTGTTCCTGCCAAGGAACCGAGCACGgccttgttctttgttttttaataggAAACCACCTTAAACCCGTTGAAACAGCACCAGGACTGACATAAACCACTAAGCCCAGCACGTGAACACACcgaatggtttggcttggaaaggaccttaaagctcctccagctccaacccctgccacaggcagggaccccttccactggagcagctgctccaagcccctgtgtccaacctggccttgagcactgccagggatggggcagccacagcttctctgggcaccctgtgccagcgcctcagcaccctcccagggaacagcttctgcctcagagctcagctcagtctcccctctcttgggcaggttcaagccattccccttggcctggccctacaggaccttgtcccaagcccctctccagctttcctgcagcccctttaggcactggagctgctctcaggtctccccagagcacagcagaggggcaggatcccctccctgagctgctgctcacactctgggggtgcagcccagcatatgggggggttctgggctccagcGCTCACTGAAGCCGGGTCATGGGGAGGTGGGGACACCACACAACTCATTTAAAGCTTGAGCTTTGGGTGCTCAAGAGCCTGAAAATGCACCCCAGGACAAGTTTCCAGACTCTCCATCCTTGTGCATCTGGCCCTCAACAGCAGGGCTTAGACCTgtgctaaaaataaaacccctcaGGCAATgctcaaacaaaaaataccaagtTTTTATTTACATAGTCCACAGCCCTCAGTTACAATTGTCTGCTACACAGCAAGGGATCCCTTGTGATTTGCCACAGTGAGTTTCATTCAAATAGGAACAGTAATAGGAAAGCCAGGCAGGTTTTCCTTGGGAATGAAGTCCGGCCCTTGTTAAATTCACAGTTTATCCACAGCAAGTGGCATCTTACTGTGCCCTTTGTTATGGTGATGAGCGCTTCTGATCAGAGGTATCCTTGTTGGGCACTACAGAGGAACTAGATCTCCCCTCCTGGTGATGGAAGATGTACTTTGTGTCTTGCCAAGAGTCCTATGTCCTTCTGGCAGTCCCCTCAAAGGGGTAACCCaggactggtcccaacactgactTTACTCAGCCTTTTGTCTAACAGAAACTCTCTCAGTCAAGACAGAGATGTAGAGTTTCAGCCAAGCGTAAGTGACACCCAGAGCACAGTAGACGGAggtgagcagcagaggcaggaaaggatAATGCCACTTCCAGGGGGTCAGGGGAAAGATAAATTCACAGAAGACTTCCAAAGGCACTAGTTGGATGAGGTAGATTGTTTCGAGCCAGGTAAGGAGAGGCCTCTCTCTCCTGTTGGGGGAATTAAAACCACAAATACAGTGTTAAAATACATGATGTCAACTAAAACTAACTTGTTTTTTCAGCTATCACCGATGAACAGTGAAAAGAATATTCCCCATTAGTTCAAAATAAGTCTTTAAATAACAATTTAAAGAGTTCCAGGAGGAAAAACCCAGCATAGTAACAAAAAGTACACTAAATTTCCCTATCATGTGGCTTTTACACTGACTTCCAAGATGCCTTGGAATCAAACTTGAAATCTCACCAGTAGCTTCACCTCCCATCAGTTCAGTGAACAGAGATCTCCATACACACCCATATTCaaagcccagagaagctgtggctgccccatccctggcagtgttcaaggccaggttggacacaggggcttggagcagctgctccagtggaaggtgtccctgcccatggcaagggttggagctggatgagctttaaggtctcttccaacccaaaccattccatgattctatacTACTGCAAAACCCCACTGCAGCATTTGTAACTGGTGCAGATAAATGCCAGATAACTCACGGCAGTAAGTGCTCCAATACTGAAATAAATCCTCACAGGCTACAGCATTACAACTTTGTGTTTTAACAACACATGGAGCAGGTAGGGATTTACAACAGGACTAACTGGGGAGCTGTCACAATTCCAGTGTAACCAGGATGGGCTGTAATGATCCCATCTGAAGCCTTGCCTCctgagaggagagcagaggaaacagCACCTTTTGACAGGTAACACTTCAGCATCAGTTTGCTATGTGACAACATCATTCCCAGTAACAGAAAAGACTGTTCTGGGTGTTAGGAACAAGTTTCTTTAATTACCTGAACAGAGATTTCAATGAAGAGAAGCTATAAACAGTGAACAGCAGCATGAGCAGGATTTTAATTGGGAGTTCTGAAATACAAGGAACATGACACACTTTTAATTATAAAACCCTTTTGCCATATAAATTGCAGGATCTTTGAACCTTACTAATCACACTTGAATTGTTCAAGTTATTGTCTCCTCACAGAACAAAGTGTTTTACTGCTCAGgacatttaaaaatcagcttAAAAGAGAAGTGGCAGCCAAAGCAATGCTATCTAGTTTGAGGCTGGATGCTAAATGAAATGAAGTAATAGAGAAGCCAGAGGAAGTGTTTCATTTCTCAAGGCAGCAGCTTTACCACAGCACATAAGAAGCATTATCAGACAGTCTGGATTTGAACTGTCCCAGAGGATGACAATCAATACAGTGCTGTCACAGCTAGGATGCCCTGGGGTTTAAGTGAGGCAGAGCCCTCATTAagtggaaggggaaggaaggaacagcTTTTGGCCTCAAAGACAAATCTGCCCCACACAAACTGATTTAACTGGTGCTGTTGCATCATTTCTCAGTTTAAGCACGTTACTGACAGCATGGAGTCAGCTGGAAATCAGCCTGCCAGGTTCATGCTTCCTAACTGTCTTCATCACTTTTGCTTCACACGGTTACATTGGATGGCAGAAGTTTCTAGAATTGTGGCAGAATGAGGGATAACAAAGACAAACTGTGACCATTTCTCATCTCAATTCAGCTTAAATGCTACTCCTCTTTCTtctacagcttttaaaatcaatGTTTCTTCTCACTAGCTGAAGAGTTTGTATTTATGGCATCAGGCAGACATCCAGCCTCTTGTACCTTTCAAGATACCACACAATCCAAACCCATTACCCAAAATAGAAACCACCCAAAGCAGCAAGATGAAAATAcccaaagaaggaaaacactttaCCTTGTGGTGTAAACAACAATGGAAAAAGTGAGAAATGCCCTGTTGTTGTCAGAATCAAGTAGATGCCAGCATCCTTGGCTCTCTGAACAGACAACAAGCTAAAAATGACAAGGGTTTGTTAGGCTTTGGTCTTTTAGCACAGAACATTTCAGCAAAACACTACCCAAATACCAAGAGAGTGAAGTTGGAGTTTCATAGTACCCCAGGCCCTCCAAACACTGTGCCTGGAATGAAGTCTGCTTCCAAACCATGTGGTCTCCGAGATAAAAGTGTAGAAGAAAACCAGCTATAAATGCCATTGCCAGCTGGCTGCAAACATTGTCATCCCTGCTTTgtctcctttcttttgttttcccagggctaatttcctctttgctttcctccctCTCACAACTCTTGCTTCAAGAGTTTAAGTATCACTAAATCTCTaaacaagtgaaataaaaagtcTGTAGCAACACTGATGAGGCAGCTTCTGATTCTACCCCAAGCAGGCatgaagtcatagaatcatataatagttagggttggaaaggaccttaatatccagttccaacctcctgccatgggcagggacacctcacactaaaccatggcacccaaggctctgtccaacctggccttgaacactgccagggatggagcattcacaacctccctgggcaacccattccagtgcctcagcaccctaacagtaaaaaacctCATTATATcgaatctaaacttcccctgtttaagttttaacctattaccccttgtcctgtcactacagtccctaatgaagagcccctccccagcatccctgtaagtccctttcagatactggaaggttgctatgaggtctccacgcagcttctcttctccaggctaaacagtccCAACTTGTGCAATGCAGAAGGTCCCTTTCCTCAGCTGGCTCCTGAGTTTTAACTATGAACCATAGCACTCACAAAGGCCTGAGCTGTGGCTAATAAACCACAATATCTCTACATTTGTCCCTGCCAGAGCAGATCTTTGTTCAgggagaaaagaacaaaatcaacCACAAATGCTCCCAAGCTCGAGTGTGGCAGCATCAAGTGCTTCACACCAGGCAAGGCAATTAATTCTTCTCTTTAGGAAGCAAAGTCACAAGACATACAACAGGTCATGGACTTTTGGGGTGCAATGAATACAAAAATGGATTAACACTGGGGGAAACAAAGCTGCCTGCTTTCATCCAGTGTGTAACATGAGCTTTATCAAGCCTGCTCCCAGGCTGTTCCTAAGGAGGCTTCAAGGGGAAGCTGAATGAATTCTTCTAAGAGCTGTTGGGTCCACATGCAGCCTGGAGTCTGACCCCCATTCTATCATAAGcgtggtttggtttgggtttggttttcattactCTAACAGCAGCCAAGCATCTGAATCAAACCACAGATTTTATACTCAGAAACACAACTCAGCCTTCACAAAGACACTAAAGAGTGTATGTAGTGCACAAGCCTGTGAGTCAGACTCCTAATTCTCCCAGCACTACACACTTCTATTCATCTGATGATGTGTGAATCAGTACAAAGCTCTGCTGTGCCCCACAGAGCTGATATGGGACTCAGCTACCACAAATAAAGCTCTACTTAAGGCTTCTGTCAGTGCAAGCTGTTGTAAAGTATAAGCCAGTGTTAGCATCTCATAAAGATGGTGTTTGACACCACACCAGTTCCCTACATATGCTACACTGGCATGAGCACACCCTGTTGCAGGAACAGCCACATTTAATTGTGTCTGAAATTAAAGTGCACTAAAACTTTACAGCCTAAGGCATTCTATGTTAATGTTCTGAAACATACTGAAACCAAAGCGATCCTCTTTGAGGATGCCTCAACAAGTGGCTGCAGGTTCAGTTTGGCCAACTGCTACATAGGAAATCCACTTACCTTAGAGGCAGAATAGCAAGGAGTATTGCTTTCTCGTGCACATGCCAGCCAAACATGAAGGAGCTCAATGCACAGAGAACAAGGCACTGCAGAAAGCCTCTGGGCCCTTGAGGTTTAAaccaaagacagaaaacagagggCTAGAAACAACAGGCAAAAACAGGACTTCAGTGAACAGTCTGGCAATCCTGAACACAAACCACTGTGCAAAGAGATGTTCCTATGTTAATAAACACCACTGCACCCAGGTTGTGCTCGTGGGGCATAAGCATTACACAGCACTGCAATAGACCATATCTATTTGGATATATGAGTAGAGCTTGAGGGACTTCATCAGTCTACCAGGATAGGAAAAGCAGACTGAAAGACCACAGCCAACTCCATTAGTTGTGTGGCAAGAAGTGTCTTTGCACCTAAACCAATAGACTCACTTCATCAAATTTCATGCATAAAGGTGTTGAAACAAAGGGGATTTACTCATTAGAGTAAGAAAGACTGAATCCAGGTAATGACTTATCAAACCTTTAATTCTTTGCTTGCAATATGAAAACCACCATCCTGCCTGTAGCTCCCACTGTCAGGAACACCTTAAGCTGCCCAAGCTGTTCCATCAGTATCTATACTCCCATCCTAGTTCAACTACTTTCTATCACAAAAGGTCTCTTACAGCTCAGCATGCAGAGTGGGTTTGATCCATGAAATTTTAACCATTCCAGAGCTGACAGGGGACGCAGTtttagaatcccagactggtttgtgttggaagggaccttaaagctcatccagttccaccccccctgccatgggcagggacacctcacactaaaccatggcacccaaggctctgtccaacctggccttgaacactgccagggatggagcattcacaacttccctgggcaacccattccagtgcctcagcaccttcacagtaaagaacatcttccttatatccaatctgaacttcccctgtttaagtctgaacccattaccctttgtcctgtcactattATATACAGTgattatatataataatattattGATTCTTACCAATATAGATATGAAAGTACAGATTAACGTTGCGAGTGGGGTCACAGAAGGAAGGACAGTGTGCTGAAATTCCTGAACCAGCCCTCCTGTCATGGAGGCTTTAGGAATTTTGGTGTGAtcaagaaaattacatttcaaacctaaaatcaaaacataaaacaaagcacaaacagATAAAtgttaacaaagaaaatgaagtagCTGAGTTTAGTACACAGCCTAATCttcctggccttgagcactgccagggatggggcagccacagcttctctgggcaccctgtgccagcgcctcagcaccctcacagggaacagcttctgcctaagagctcagctcagtctcccctctcttgggcaggttcaagccattccccttggcctggccctacaggcccttgtcccaagcccctctccagctttcctgcagcccctttaggcactggagctgctctcagctctccccttcaggagccttctcttgtccaggctgcccctgcccagctctctcagcctggctccagagcagagctgctccagccctcgcagcagctccatggcctcctctggccttgctccaacagctccaggtccctcttgtgctgctgccccagagctggatcagggctgcagggggggtctccccagagcacagcagaagggGAGAACCCCTGGGATTCtgaggatgcagcccagcacatggcagggttctgggctgcaagtgccaTCACCATGTGCTGGTGTTGGGAGGATTAAGCCtatctgaaaatgtaatttactGCCTGCATTCAAACAGGGAGGTCTGAAATCCATAGAGCTCTATCTGCAAATAGGCACCAAATGACAGGATTAGGATACTGTACCTAACACTGTTAGTGCTTTATCCACAGCATTGTACAGAGCCCAGAAGTTTGGGGCCCAATAAGCATGGCAGAGGCCTCGTTTGAAAGGGAAAAGCCGGGATATAACTTGAGGCAGTTGGCCCTGtgggaaacaagaaagaaagatacAGCCTCTTTAGATAAGATGTGGTTTCTACTTTGTAACACCATGTTCTAACAGTTCAGGGGAGTAACAGGGTACACAAGGGGTTATTACCAGCACTATGAAGGGGCCCAgtgaaagagcagaaacaagACAGACAATCAAGCCCAGAAGAGTCAAATGAAGAAAGCTGAAACTTCTCCACTTCAGAGATCCATCTACAAGAAGCAATGGGATTATCAAAACAGTTACTGTGTCAGAGAGGGAGACAAAACATTCCATGCTGACATGTATTGCTAGGACTTAAAAGCAGCACATAGCCTTTCACACCAATGCATTCACTTGCTTCCCTCATGAGTTAGCTTGCATTTACTCTTTCTCACATTGCAGCTCCTGCACTATATAACCTTTTGGTACTTCCTCTTTCAAGAGAAGTACGTTCTTTGCTCATGTGATGAGCACTGGACATGCTTCAGTGCTAGGAAATGGAGAGAAACAGAGGACTCAAATAGTTTCTAATGCTGTTTCATATCCAGAATAACTCTTTATGGCTTCAAACTGCCACCTGCAGCTTGTTcaccttcattttccttactGTGAAGCTCATGCCAATCAAATAAAACCTCATAGGGATAAAACACATCAAGTTTCCAGAATACATCACCTATTCTTACCAACACAGACGAGAAACTCCCTAGAAACAATTTTACACTAAAGTTTCAAAGATCTTTGAAGATCTCACCAACTGTTACTCAGGCAGAATTTTTGACCCACAGCCATTTCATTCCAATGTCTTCATGTCTTGTCTTCTCCTGGTCCCCAGGACAATGCCCCAAAAGCAAATGAGGAGAACCCCATCTTACCTGCATGATTTGCAGTAAAGCAATAGGATCGTAACAAATAAATGCCATATGCTGGGGCCACATATATGTAGATGTGCTTGAAATGCAggagaacagcaaaaagaagagCTCCCTCCAAATAccttctctgaaagaaaagcaaaggaaaacctAAGCTCTTCTACTTATACTCCATTTTAATGGTCCTCTGTTGTACTCCTAAGGTGACAGGGCAGTTATCATAGGTATAAAAAGAGTATTTACTTCAGATGACAAACTCAGTAGCGTTGTGCATGACAAGTCTGGAGAAGGAAACGCTATTGTTGCAATACTTGGAAAACGGGGATAGGTTTCACCTCCCCACAGCTTCAGAGGTGTGTATTCTAAGGGCAGGTGACTTGGAACAAGGTAAGTTGGCAGGGAACCATGCCATGTTGCTCAGGTCTAACATAGACATTAGCTTTCTCATTGGCAACTGCAATGCTGCAGCATCAGGAAGCAGTTATGGTGAGTTTCAAGCTCTCCAAACTCAGTAAATGATTAGACACCCATCCTAGCACACATCAACCTCAAGCCACTCCTATTGCTTTCAATATGAGCAGCTCAATGAAGTGAATTAATACACCTAAACTGCAACtggcagcaaagagaaaagagccTCAAGTTTACCTGACACAGTCGAGCAACAGAAAGAAGCATCAGCCCAAACAGAAAGCCATTGTACTGGAAGTGAATATCTGAACTTGAATCAAGAAAGAATAACGCAAGTTTTCTTTACCACTACCAGTGTTCTGGGGCAGACTCAAACA
This window encodes:
- the NDUFC2 gene encoding NADH dehydrogenase [ubiquinone] 1 subunit C2, whose product is MVFLPDEARSLPPPPIANRISAWLGFCGWFAALLDNGFNQRPVLRAGVHRQILFTTVGWFVGYYLAKRTEYMYAKVDRELLEYVRQHPEDFRGAEKRRIGEVFEEFHPVR
- the ALG8 gene encoding dolichyl pyrophosphate Glc1Man9GlcNAc2 alpha-1,3-glucosyltransferase — encoded protein: MAAGGRSWFRGLALGVSLLKCLLVPAYYSTDFEVHRNWLAITHNLPLSQWYYEATSEWTLDYPPFFAWFEYALSHIAKYFDPKMLVIENLNYTSHATVFFQRFSVIFTDILFIYAVHECCRCVNGKRAAKDILEKPTFILAVLLLWNFGLLIVDHIHFQYNGFLFGLMLLSVARLCQRRYLEGALLFAVLLHFKHIYIYVAPAYGIYLLRSYCFTANHADGSLKWRSFSFLHLTLLGLIVCLVSALSLGPFIVLGQLPQVISRLFPFKRGLCHAYWAPNFWALYNAVDKALTVLGLKCNFLDHTKIPKASMTGGLVQEFQHTVLPSVTPLATLICTFISILPSVFCLWFKPQGPRGFLQCLVLCALSSFMFGWHVHEKAILLAILPLSLLSVQRAKDAGIYLILTTTGHFSLFPLLFTPQELPIKILLMLLFTVYSFSSLKSLFRRERPLLTWLETIYLIQLVPLEVFCEFIFPLTPWKWHYPFLPLLLTSVYCALGVTYAWLKLYISVLTERVSVRQKAE